CCAGCAAAAAACGGAGGAATTTCATTGGAAGAAACCGCTTTCTTCAGGGTCCTGCCTTCTCCATTCATTGATTCCTTCGACAAATaaatttattaagtacctacaaTGGACTGGGTATTAGGGACATATGACCAATAAGACAAATAAGATTCTTTCCCTTGTTGAGATTATTTAGTTACAGGATAATAGGAAGATCTGATTTAGATTAGGAAAGGAGGGTATGGGCAAGGCATGCCTTTCTGAAAAAACATTATCaagaattggccaggtgtggtggctcacgcctgtaatcccagcactctaggaggctgacgtgggcggatcacctaaggtcagaagttcgagaccagcctggccaacatggtgaaaccctgtctctactaaaaatacaaaaattagccgggcgtggtggcgggtgcctgtaatcccagcaactcgggaggctgaggcagaagaatcacttgaactcaggaggcggcggttgcagtgagccgagatcgcaccactgcactccagcctgggggacacagtaaGCCTCCACctcaaagaagaataaagttgaagaatgagtagaaactaggctgtgtgtgtatgtgtgtgtgttatgagGGAAGCATGAGTTTCTAGGTAGTGGGAAAGCATGTGCAAATAAGTCAGTAAGTTGAACAGCTAGACTAAAAGCTGCTTGGGAGCAGGGACCTTGTCTCCTCATTGCTGCATCTCTATTATACGACATCATCTCTGCGTCTCTATTACAAGACATAGAGCCTGGCAGACAGAAATTCTTActggatgaaatgaatgaataaatccaAGGCATCTTCTATAGGTTAGTGCAAAAATgactgcagtttttgccattacttttaaatggcaaaaaccacaattacttttgcacgaaTATTTCCGGTTACAGATGTCAATtcaagtcatttaaaaattttctcccaaagtTCATCACGGGATCATTGCTCTTATTCATATTAGGTAGATAGGCAAAGCTGCTAGAACAAAAGACTCAAAGTAAGTAAACGGTCAACACAAGTTTATTTATTCTCACATAACAATACTGAGTGGATATTTAGGTCAGTAAGGCACAGTTCTCCTCCACTTAGGAATCTCCCATCTTCAGGCCTTGCCTTCTCCATAGCCTGGTCACCATTTGCTTCCAGTTGGCAGAACGAGTAAGAGCACAGGGGAGCACCTGTTGGAGGTCTGTATGGGCCAGGCCTGGAAACTGCACACCTCTTCTGCTCACTTTCCACTGGGGAGAGCATAGGCACAGAGCCACACTTAAATTTTACTTTGAGTAATGCAGCGTAGGTGTATGTCcgacaaagaaaacaataattcgGTAGACAACTAAGTCTCCACTCCAATATTCAATTACTTACTTAACTTATGCTCTGGTATGTCTCAAATTAACCTAGATAGAAACGAACTCTGAATCTTCCACTTCCATCAAGTTTTTCACTCACTCAGTGGCATCATTATCCATCCAGTTGCTTAAGCATACATTTGGAAGTTATCCTTGGTCTGTTTCTTATCCTTCTCTTCCACATCTAATCCTTCAGGAAGTCCTGACAATGTTACCTCCAAAACATGTCTTAAATCCATcttctcagccaggcacggtggcgcatgcctgtaatcccagtactttgggaggccaagggaggtgaatcacttgagctcaggggttggaCAGCAGCCGGGGCAATGTGgagagacccaatctctacaaaaaaaatacaaaaaattagccaggcatggtggcatgcgcctatagtcccagctactcaggatgctgaggtgggaggatcgcctgagcccaggaggtctaggttgcagtgagctgtgatcacaccactgcactctagacagTGGgaccgtttcaaaaaaaaaaaaaaaaaaaatccatcttctcTACACTTTTACCGCCACCTCCTTAGTTCAGACAGTGTAATAATCTCTCATCTGCATTATTCTCCAATAGCCTCCTAATAGCTCTGTTTCCATTCTTGCTTTCCTATATTCTATTATCTACAAAgcagagtgatcttttaaaacaaatttgatCACATCACTCTTTACTTTAAAACCTTACAATagcttagaataaaatccaaagtcctGATTATGACCCCCAAAGGCCACATATGATGCAGCCCCTGCCCACATCTCCAACCTCatcctttttatactttttttttttctttttttgaaatagagacggggtttcgccatgttggccaggccggtctcgaactcctgacttcaagtgatctgcccgccttggcctcccgaagtgctgggattacaggcgtgacccaccgcgcccagcctccaacCTCACCCTTTATCAGTCTCCTCCTACTCGATCTACTCCAGCTACAATGACCTTCTTGCTGATCCTTGAACATATTTAGCTTATTTCCACCTTAAAATTTCTACCCATCTGCCCAGAAATCTTTCCTTGGATTTCCAATAGCCAGCCCTTTCTCATTCCTCAGgggtctcagcttaaatgttacCTCCTGAGATTCCTTCCTTAATCATCTAATACGAAGAAGTCCCCACATCCAGTTATTCTCTTACCTCAGCATCCTGTTTATGTTCTTCTTAGCATCAGACTCGGGCTTTTTCCTGTTTATTACCTACTTCGTTTTCCTGAAAGATCCATGTGCCGGTACCATGTGTTGTTCCTACTGTTTCTCCAATGTCTAGTAGATTTGGCACATACTGATGTGCAATTAATACGTGAATGAAGAACCATTGACAGACGATTAGTCAAAAGCTCTTGCAAAGCCCTTTGATAGGTTATCGGTGGAGAGTAGGGAGCACAAACCTGGGGTCCCATTCTAGCTTGACCACTTCTCGGCTATGCACAAACTAGTCTAGCTCTCCTGAGCCTCAGTTACCTATTTTGCAAATTAGGGATGGGAACATCCATACCTCACAACGCCAAACGGCTACCTTGTAAAGACGAAAGGAGGAAATGCAGGAAATAACTCCACGTAAGGTTAATGCTCCGTAGACAGAGCTGCTACTgctattatatattctatacaatCCTGCGCCCTTACGGCAGGACCCTTTCAGTGCTTCAGTCCTGTCTTCTCTCTCCTGGGTTGACCTCCACAGATCCTCTCAGAAGCGCGTTTTCCAGGCGTGAATCTCCGCAGAGTGGAGATAAAGGCTGAGGTCCCAACGCACGCGCACTCACGCGAGTCCGGGCCTATGACGTCATTAGCGCAGCGCCATCGCCGCGGAAGGCCCAGGGGCCTGTCCTGTATGCGGCGTGTCttagggaggcccaggcgggcgccTGCAAGTCGGGTGCGCGGCTCGGGGGCGGCTCGGAAACCCCAGCGGAAGGCAGCAAGGGGCGCGTGGGGCCGTGGAGTCACGAAGCTGGGCGGCAGGAGGGGCGGTCTGGAGCTCCCGCGGGGCACAGCGCGTGCGTGAGGGCGGCCGGCGGGGCTGCCCGGCGCGGGTGTCCCGGCGATGTGTGGCGCTGAGGCGGCGGCGGGAGCAGCGGCGCCGAGCTCTGCTTCGGCTTCGGCTTCGGCTTCGCGGCGGTGCAGGCGGCGGAGGCGGAGGCGCAGGCTCCTCTTTAGGACCTGGCGAGCCCGGGTTTAAGCGGCGGCCCCGCGAGGCCCTTGCACAGCGCCCCGGGTCGAGGACCTCCCCGCCTCGCCCTACCCCGGGAGCCTGCCTCCCAAGCTGGGGATGAGGCTAGGAGGCGGCCGCGCGGGGCCCAGCACAAAGACTTGTCCCCAGGGGCCGCCGCCTCcgccgctgctgctgccgccAGCCTAGAGCCGCCCGCCGAAGCAGAGCCGGCGCCGGGGTCCTCATCCCCACCGGTCCCGAGGGGCGGCTGCTGCCCGTCGCCACGAGGCCCAGGGGCCGGAGTGCCGAGCCCTTTGCTCCCTCGGCCGCGCGGGGACAGGGCGGCTGAGCAGCCTCCGCCTCTCCCGGCTGTGGGGGCCCCACTGAGTATGTCGGAGGAGAGCGACATGGAGAAAGCCATCAAGGTAAGGGGGAGATGCCCCCTCTTCCCCCGCGTTGTCCTGTGGCGTTCTTCTCGGCTCTATAGTCTCAAAAAGCAGGGAGATTTTGCAGTGAGAGGTTCCATCGACTACCGGGTTTCGGCCTCCCCCGGATTCCGTGGATCGCGCTTTACAGCCCTGGGGCCAAGGGTATGGGTGTGGGTGTAGGTGTGTGTCCGACTCCCTCCAGCTTCCCTGGTGAGTGTGATTTGTGCTCAGCTAGAACAGAGGTGAGTGGCCTGGAGACACTATTAAGTGTCAATGAATGGGACGAAGAGAGccctactactactactactacacgTTTCGATCACTCCCCAAGGCCGCCAGCATTTGCTTCCGGATGGTCTACAGCACTTGGAGAGTTGGAATTTATCCATCCCTCCCGATTTGTTTGAAATCAGCCTTCTGGAAATCTGCAGTTGGAAGAAGGTGGTTCGCCGTACAAAACCTGTCCTTTGGGGAATAGGTTGTCCTCACTTTTCCGTGTAttctcccctttttctttttcctcttctttctcctaggAAGCATTGAGTTTACTTAGGAAAAGTTAACAGTTCCTGTGACTTAACTGCACTTaaccaaaagaaaagcaaatgtgtGTTCgaaaattacacaaataaaataagctttctaaaacctgtttttaactttttttttttttaaaggcacattTTGCCCACTCAGGGCCAGTTATCTGTCTTGACAGCTGTAGCTAAGAAATTAGTctcatgaaaattaaacattgaCGCTTAAAGTTTGatgtattatttacttatttgtagtGTTAAGTCAACCCACTGCattgaataatttcattttatcttgaAGGACAGGCATCTATTGGCAGCTTGGGGTTATTTTCCCCTTCAAGACAGTTACTAGTAATGATTAAGAATTTACACTTCTACCAGTTCTTTAGGGGGTGTATATAGTTTCTCAGAATCATCAAGTCATTCCAGAGAAACTTAACCCTTTAAAGGAGGCATcaacatataacatatacattaaGGAAgaccaggttttttgtttgtttttgagacggagtctcactctgtcgcccacgctggagtgcagtggcccgatcttggctcactgcaagttccgcctcctgggttcacgccattctcctgcctcagcctcccgagtagctgggattacaggcgcccacccaccaagccctgctaattttttcttttgtttgtatttttagtagagacggggtttcaccgtaatagacaggatgggctcgatctcctgacctcgtgatctgcccgccttggcctcccaaagtggtgggattacaggcgtaagccaccgtgcctggcccaaggaAGACCAggttttaaatcataaaaataaagattctaaAAGACTGCCTTGAGATATCCttcttttgttttgggttttttttttttttttgagtcggagtctggctttgtcgtccaggctggagtgcagtgggatgctcttggctcactgcaacctccacctcccaggttcaagtgattctcctgcctcagcctcccaagtagctgggactacaggcacgtgccaccacacccagctaatttttttgtatttttagtagaggtggggtttcactgtgttagccaggatggtctccatctcctgacgtcatgatttgcccgcctcggcctcccaaagttctgagataacaggtgtgagccaccgcgcccagctttggTTTGGGTTTTATTGGCACAGAGGCATGATATGCCGCCTGAAGTTATTTAATTGGGTTGTGAATCAAAACGTATGTGGCCAGTTTTTAAACATTGTCTCCTTTGTGCCAGATGGTGTCCTAGACACAAATGGTACAAGCCAGACTCCTAGATGTCCCTACTGTCATGTAGCTTATATTCTAGAGGGTGGGGTTACTGCTAGGTGGTTTTAATTAAGTGTGGAAAGGGTGAGGAGTACTGTGTTAAATAGGGTAGTCCGAGGAGGTGACACTGTAGAGTTCTGATGGAAATGCGAGAGCAAGCCGCCACTGTCTCAGGGAAGAGTATAACAGGCAGTGGGAATAGCAAGGACAGACCTTGAGGTAGAAGCAGGTGTAGTGTGATGTAGGAAGAGCAaggtggctggaatgcagtgggtcAGTGGAGATGATGTAGAGCAGCAATGGGAAGCAAGGCACTTAGGGCCTTGTAGGCCATCGTAAGAACTTTGGCTTTGACCCTGATTAAAAGGGGAACTATAGGAGAGTTTTGAACAGAAAAGAGACATAGTTCCAGGAGATAAGTATACAAATAGGGCAGCAATGTCACTTAGTGGTTGTTATAGTCTCTCTAGGTAGACTCAGTTGAAATCTCaccctatgtttttttttttgagacagagtctcactctgtcacccaggctggagtgcagtggtgtgatctcggctcactgcagcctcctcctcccgggttcaagcaattcttgtgccttggccctccgagtagctgggactacaggcgtacaccaccatgcccagctatttttgttgttattgctattttgttgttattgttgttatattGCTagaaaagatggggtttcaccatgttggccaggctggtctcgaactcctgacctcaggtgatctgtccgcctcggcctcccaaagtgttgggactacaggcatgagctaccacgcccagcccagcctTTCTATTTTATTAGCCGTGTGTCTGAGTACGACATCACTTCACTTCTGTCTcgttagtttcctcatctgtagatggGATAAAAGCACTCCCAGCTCATagggttttttgttggtttgtttgttagtttttgaggattaaatgagcagATATACCCAAATGTGCTTATAATAAtacctaggccaggcacggtggctcacacctgtaatcccagcactttgggaggcctaggcgggcggatcacctgaggtcaggagttggagaccactctggccaacatggcgagacccctgtctctactaaaaatacaaaaattagctgagtgtggtggcacacatctgtaatcccagctactcagaaggctgaggcaggagaatcgcttgaacctggggggcagaggtagcagtgagctgagatcatgccactgcactccagcctgggcgacagagttagactccttctcaaaaaaataataatacctaacaGCAAGAGCTCAATGAATATTAATTAGCTCATAGCAACTTAAGGGTGCTTTAGAAAGAGTTGTTTTTTTCACTTGACTCTTGCCCAGcccaattttcttaaaatttttttagcttTTCTTCACTCAAAAGTACTCAATAGGTCATGGTGAATCTACGCTAATTTGGGCATGTCCAGCCAATACCTATTGGAGTTGAAAATCAGTACTGATGAGGATGTACTGCTTTGGAAGCAAGCCAGCATTAcatcaaataaaaaacatttggTCTGTGGCATTGTGTTGTAttcattgttttgcttttttggggGTGTTCAGCAGATGGTGAGCACTGAGACAAACCTGTAGTGTTCAGCTGGAAAGCTATTTTCCTGGCCTCCAGCCACAACACTTGAACTCTTGCTGCCAGACTACCTGAGAGTGGATTGATTGGACTTTAAGATCTCATCCTCCCTTATCCACGGTTTTGCTTTCCACAATTTTAGTTACATATGGTCaactgcagtctgaaaatattaagtggaaaattccagaaatcaaTAATTCgtaagtttctctctttttttttttttttttgagacggtcttgctctgatgcccaggctggagtgcagtggcgtgatcttggctcactgcaacctctgcctcctgggttcaagcaattcttctgcctcagcctcccgagtagctgggattacaggtgtgcgccaccatgcctggctaatttttgtatatttagtagagatggggtttcaccatgttggccaggctgatctcaaactcctgacctcacgatccgccctcctcggcctcccaaagtgctagagttacaggtgtgagtcaccacgcctggctctcaTAAGTTTGAAATTAAGCACTATTCTTTGTAGTGTAATGAAATCTCTTGCCATATTGCCTGCGACATGAATCATCCCAGCATGTTCACACTGTATATGCTTCCTATCCTGTAGTTACTTAGTAGTCATCTTGGTTATCAGAACAAACATTATGTATAGGGCTCACTACTATccaaggtttcaggcatccactggaggtcttggaacatatcttcCCTTATCTGTGGGGACTACTGTACTCTTAAAAACTTTAGGataaggggctgggcgtggtggcttaacgcttgtaatcccaacactttgggaggctgaggtgggtagatcatttgaggtcaggagttcaagaccagcctggccaacattgtgaaacccccatctctactaaaaaaaaaaaattagctgggtgtggtggcagatgtctgtagtcccagctactcaggaggctgaggcaggagaatcacttgaacatgggaggtggaggttgtagtgagctgagattgctccattgcactccagcctgggcgacagggtgagactctgtgcaaaaaaaaaaaaaaaaaatttaggataAGGTCAAATGGCTGTAAGTGGAGGCTCTATCTTCTATTCCCTGTATCTTCTATTACCTGTATCTCTAGTCCCATAGCCCCATGACTTTGCTACACCCAAGGCACTTAGCTAAACCTGGAGAGTGGGCATTTTGGGGTTAGGGATTCTTACATAttgttttctattatatataGCGAGTCGTTAATATTCGATGGAGTTTGTGAAAAtccatttccttagtttttaaaattaaaaaaattgtatagtTTGTACATCATAAAAATACCCCCAatataaatgtacagttcagtacaTTCAGTGTAAATGTTCagtaatttttagtaaatttatagagGCATGCAGCCATCATCACACTCTGGTGTACAACATTTCCATCCCCGCTAGAAAGTTCCTTCTGCCTGGTTGCAGTCAGCCCCGTTCCCATTCCTTGCCCCTTACGGCCACTGATTTGCTTTGTCACTATAGTTTTTGCCTTCTCCAGAAATTATTTCCTTAATAGCTTGCCAATTTTATGTGTTTGATTTCTTAGCAAATTtctcaggttcatccatgttagtGCATGCTTTAgcagttcattctttttattgagcagtagTCTTTATTGCTTATCCATTCTCAGTTATaggacatttagattatttctagtttttagctgttgtgaataaAGTGATAAAACTGTACAAgttttgtgtgaatatatgtattcatttcttctgTGTAGATAGCTAGATGTGGAATAACTGGGCAGTACagtaaatttaactttttaagaaaccaccgaactgttttccaaagtggttgtaccattatACATTCCTGCTGGCAGTGTTTGAAAGTCCTAGTTTTTTCTACCATCTTCacaaatatttggtattttcagtCTTCCTATTTTAGTCCTTCTGgtgggtgtgtagtggtattatgcttttaatttccatttccctaatgactaatgctGTTGGACATCTTTTTGTGTGCAGATTTGACATTCATGTTTCTTTTCTGGTGAAGGGTCTGTTCCAATCTtttgccccctttttttttttttttttttttgagatggagtgttgctcagtcacccaggctggagcgcagtggcacgatctcggctcactgcaaccaccgtctcctgggttcaagtgattctaccgtctcagcctcccgagtagctgggattacaggcacctgccatcatgcccagctaatttttgtattttagtagagatggggtttcaccatgttggccaggctggtcttgaactcctgacctcgggtgattgcccgccttggcctccaaaatgctaggattataggcatgagccactgtgctcggcctcttTTTGCCCGTTTTAgaattggtttttgttgttttgagatggagtctcactttgtcactcaggctggaatgcagtggtacgaccttggctcactgcaacctctgcctccggggttcaagcgattctcctgcctcagcctcctaagtagctgggattacaagcatgcgccaccatgcccagctaattttttgtatttgtatttttatttttttatctattttttgtatttttagtagagatgaggtcttcaccatgttgaccaggctggtcttgtacttctgacctcaagtgatccgcctgccttggcctcccaaagtgctgggattacagatgtgaaccaccatgcccagcctaaaattgaTTTCTTTGCCTTATTGAGTTataggattatttatttttttattaatttttttagagatgggggtctcacaatgttgcccaggctggtcttgaactcctgggctcaagcgatctgcctgcctcagcctcctgaagtgctaggattactgcacctggccaagagttctttttttttctttctttttttttctgagacaaagtcttgctcttgtcacccaggctggagtgcaatggcacgatctcggctcactgcaacctccacctcccgggttcaagtgattctcctgcctcagcctcccaagtagctgggattatgggcatccaccaccatgcctagctaatttttgtatttttagtagagactaaaaattttagttttgccatgttggccaggcttgtcttaaactcctgaccttgtgatctgcctgcctcggcctcccaaagtgctgggattacaggggtcagccaccgcacctggcctagagtTCTTTATAAACTGAATAAAAGTCATTTATCAGCTATgtgattggcaaatattttctcccagtctgtggcttatcttttcattttataatggtgtcttttgaagagcaaaaggttttaaattttatgacGTCCAGTttagcacatttttttctttttcttttattttgttaggacagtctcactccatcacccaggttggagtgtagtgatgcgatCACAGTTCGCTGCAGCCATGTCCTtctaggcttaagtgattctccctcctcagcctcctgagtagctgggaccacaggtgtctaccaccatgtttggctaattaaaataactttttttttgtagagacacgggtcccactgtgtagcccaggctggtctccagctcttgagctcaagcagtcgtcccactttggccttccaaagtgctagaattataggcatgaaccaccatgactGGTTGtgaaatatccttttttttttcctgagatggagtcttgctatgttgaccaggctgcagtgtagtggcgtgatcttggctcactgcaacctctgcctcccaggttcaagcaattgtcctgccttagcctcccaagtagctgggattgtaggtgggtgccaccatgcccgcctaatttttgtctttttaatagagacggggtttcaccatgttggccaggctggtctggaactcctgaccttgtgatctgcctgcatcggcctcccaaagtgctgggattacaggcatgagcaactgtgcctggccaaaatacctttttatttcatattgaaGATGCAGCTTTTACATGGGT
The Gorilla gorilla gorilla isolate KB3781 chromosome 10, NHGRI_mGorGor1-v2.1_pri, whole genome shotgun sequence genome window above contains:
- the LOC101153193 gene encoding putative uncharacterized protein encoded by MAPKAPK5-AS1 — encoded protein: MAFSMSLSSDILSGAPTAGRGGGCSAALSPRGRGSKGLGTPAPGPRGDGQQPPLGTGGDEDPGAGSASAGGSRLAAAAAAEAAAPGDKSLCWAPRGRLLASSPAWEAGSRGRARRGGPRPGALCKGLAGPPLKPGLARS